A genome region from Hevea brasiliensis isolate MT/VB/25A 57/8 chromosome 7, ASM3005281v1, whole genome shotgun sequence includes the following:
- the LOC110639016 gene encoding uncharacterized protein LOC110639016, with protein MQMMSSSSAVSVHPSFNSSSSTELAEIAGNFEEDFSLKLKLNEASANELESFKDEKPLHEEETEVEDEDEEFSFVCINPDGSPISADCIFENGQIRPVFPLFNKDLLFADGDSEAKNSFAPALRPPLRKLFVEEHDQVSSVSSSEADEPAGPSCAWERKAVETSPEVCKKSNSTGFSKLRRFRELVLRSNSDGKDAFVFLNHHNHKNPSTITATASGKTIKAENSEKAVEKKHKPGAKKETKASSAHERLYVSNRAMKEEHKRKSYLPYRVGFFTNVNGLSGNIHPY; from the coding sequence ATGCAGATGATGAGTTCCAGTTCGGCTGTCTCCGTACATCCAAGTTTCAATTCTTCTTCCTCTACCGAATTGGCGGAAATCGCCGGTAACTTTGAGGAGGATTTTAGCTTGAAATTGAAACTAAATGAAGCTTCAGCAAATGAATTAGAGAGCTTCAAGGATGAGAAACCGCTGCATGAAGAAGAAACAGAGGTTGAAGACGAGGACGAGGAGTTTAGTTTTGTTTGCATTAATCCCGATGGCTCGCCGATATCTGCTGACTGTATATTCGAAAACGGTCAGATCCGGCCGGTTTTTCCTTTGTTCAACAAAGATCTCCTATTCGCCGACGGTGATTCGGAAGCTAAAAACTCCTTCGCGCCAGCTCTCCGGCCTCCGTTGAGGAAGCTGTTTGTGGAGGAGCATGATCAAGTTTCGTCGGTTTCGTCCTCGGAAGCAGATGAACCAGCGGGACCGTCCTGCGCTTGGGAAAGGAAAGCCGTCGAGACTTCGCCGGAGGTCTGCAAAAAGAGCAACTCCACTGGATTTTCAAAGCTAAGGAGGTTTCGAGAACTGGTACTCCGAAGCAACAGCGACGGAAAGGACGCTTTCGTCttcttaaatcaccataaccacaAAAATCCTTCAACAATAACAGCAACAGCCAGTGGAAAAACTATAAAGGCTGAGAACAGCGAAAAAGCCGTGGAGAAAAAGCATAAGCCAGGGGCGAAGAAGGAAACAAAGGCATCGTCGGCGCACGAGAGGCTCTACGTAAGCAATAGAGCGATGAAAGAGGAGCACAAACGGAAATCGTATTTGCCATACCGGGTTGGGTTTTTCACCAATGTGAACGGGTTGAGCGGGAATATTCATCCGTATTAA